The genomic window ACTGACGTTGTTTTGTGGTATTGAAGTACTGAGCGTAAATCCTGAATTTATAAGGAGTATATTCGAAAAATGGATCATCTTTTTTTCCATTATTAAATGCGAATACACGAACTCCATAACCAATTCCTGTGTTCGGATCTGAATTCAAAAGAGGAAGCCCTGTTGGAAACCAACCTTCTTTCTTCTTTTCCAGATCTTTTTTACAAAGCTGTCGTTTAGAACTGATATGGAATGGTAGATCCGTTCTTTCAGGAGGTTTTTCACAACCTTCCAAAAGCCCTGGATCAGCGGAGATATTTTGAGTCGAAACAAAGGCCAATATAGCAATTATGCCAATGCGAATAAGGAAATGCTTCATGCAGTACCTGGATTTTTTTATGGAATTCGCAATGTATAATAGTGTCTGAACCGATGTCAAATTTATTCCGGGAACCTTTTCTTTTGATCCAGGGTCACGAGCTTCGCCCTGAACCGTATTCTAAAATTATTATATCGTTTGTTCGAAATAAGAATTTAATTTTTAACAATACTGAAATGTTTCAGTATCGGAAAACATTTCAGTTTAGAACTCGAGTTGAGTTATGATTGGCCTAATTTGATAAGTAGTTGGTCTTGGGAAACGATATCACCAGGCCTTGCGAGTACTTCTTGGACATTCGCATCCGCTCCTGCTTTCAACGCATGTTCCATCTTCATTGCTTCTACTACTGCGAGTGTTTGTCCTTTTTTAACGGGATCTCCCGGCTTCACTTCTACTTTAATAATCTTCCCAGGCATAGGACTTTTGATCTCGAGAGAGGCGGCTTGTGCATCTGAAACTTCTCTTCCCTTAATCGCAAATTGAAATGTTTTTCCTTTTGTATGGATAAAAAGTTTTCCACTTCTAAGTAATGCAACACTTCCATCAGGCAAAGAATAAGAACCATCTTCTTCCCCAGTCCACGAGTAATGTGTAAGTAGTGATTCCCATTTTTTTTCAGGACCGAAAAGTCTGGAGGAAGAATCTCCCAGATCCAATACGTATTCCTTATCTTTCCATTGAAGTCGGAACAAACGGTTCAAGATATTTCTCCCCAAACTCCGTTCGGCCCGACGGCCTCCCACACGGAGGAAGTTTTTACGGTCCGGTTCGCAAGGAAAGATGCAGTCCTCATGAGCGCTTCTTTTTCTTCTCCGGATTCTTCCCAAACAACTTTATGTTTTTCTAAAAAGTGAGTGTCTGTGTTTCCCTTTACGAATTCCGAATGTTCCAGAATCGCTTTCAAATAATTCAGATTTGTGATCGGCCCGAATACGATTGTTTCTTCTAAGCCTGCGATCAGATTTTTACGTGCTTCTTCTCTTGTTTTTCCGATCCCAATCATTTTGGCGAGCATCGGATCGTAATAGAGGGAAACTTCGGAGCCGGTGACTACTCCAGAATCCACTCTCAGATTCTGGACCTCCGGGAATTTGGCGAGTTCTATCTTTCCTATAGAAGGTAGGAATTCATTCTCCGGATCTTCCGCATACAATCTGACTTCGATTGCATGTCCGCTCTGAGAAGGAGATTTTCCTCCTGTGAGTTTTTCGATAGAAATACCTTCTGCAATTCGAATCTGCCATTCGACCAGATCGAAACCTGTTACGGATTCGGTGACCGGATGTTCTACCTGCAGCCTTGTATTCATTTCCAAAAAGTAGAATACACCGTCTTCTCCCAAGATGAATTCAACTGTTCCTGCACCCAGGTAACCTATGGAAGAAGCTGCCTTAACGGCTACTTCACATATTTTTTGTTTCAGCTCAGAAGGCAGGTTTGGTGCCGGAGATTCTTCCACTACTTTCTGGTGTCTTCTTTGAATGGAACATTCTCTTTCGAATAGATGAATGACTTTTCCAGACGAATCGCCGAATACCTGGACTTCTATATGTCTAGGATTTATAATATACTTCTCTAAAAATACTCTGGAATCGCCGAAAGCGTTTCCCGCCTCTCTCTGGGCGGATTCTAAGGCAGGCAAAAATTCTTCTTTAGAAAAGACACGTTTCATTCCTTTTCCGCCGCCGCCAGCACTTGCCTTGATCATGATCGGAAATCCGATTCTCTCCGCTTCTTTTAACAATACGGAATGTTCTTGAGACTCTCCCTCATATCCTGGAACAACTGGAACTCCCGCCTTCTCCATAGCCGCGCGGGATCTGATCTTATCTCCCATTAGGTCCACAGATTCGGGCTTAGGTCCCAAGAAAGAAATTCCTGCTTTGGAAAGTTCTCTTGCGAATTCTGCCTTCTCGGATAAGAACCCATAACCGGGGTGCACTGCGTCCGCTCCGGTTTCCTTAATGGCTTTCAGTATATTAGAAATTACTAAATAAGATTTAGAAGGTTCCGATTCTCCCAGATAAAAGGAAAAGTCGGCCGCTTTTACAAACGGAGCATCCTTGTCCGCATCCGAATATACGGCTACGGTCTCAATGCCCAATCTTTTGCAGGTTTTTTGGATACGGAGAGAAATTTCTCCCCTGTTTGCGATAAGTAGTCTTTTGATCACTTTGATTTAGAAGAGACAGGTTCCCGCACCGTTCCGATCTCGGAATCCAATGCGATCTTTTCCTTGCTCATGGTTTCGTATAAGAAATCCCTAAAACTCTCCCAACTAGAGTGAGTCCAGGGCTCGTATCTTCCTATAAATTTATAGCCAACTTTAGCAAACATTGGTTCCGTTTGGTAAGTAGTGATTCCGGATTTTAATACAACCACCACTGGGATTTTATTTTCATAAGCGAGTTTAACCATCCCTTTTTGCATTGGTTGGATAATTTCAGAATATGAATTATGACCTTCCGGATAGACGATATAAGAAGTAGTAGAAAGTCCTTTTAATAAATTGCGAACGGAAACTGCAATCGTAGCTGCCTTGGAAGTTTCGAAAACTTGAGAACCCATCGCCTTCATCCACCAATAAGCGATTAATGTTTTTTTTATCACCTGGTTTGCCAGATACGGTTTGTTTACTACTAGGCAATCATAAGGAAAATCGATTTCGTTTACGTGATTTAAGAAGATCATATGACCCTTTTCCGGGATCTGTATTTCATTCTTTAGGACCAAATTCGTTTTGGTCATCTTGATCACAGCAGTTCCCCAGGTTTTAGAACCTCTTAGAAAAGCTGCATATTGTTTTTCTCTCTTACCAATGAGCGCATAAAAAATCCCGGCGACCATGGAGGGAAACGCTACAGTAAGTACCAATCTTAAGGTTACGACATAGGTGCGTAATACCAGTTTACGATACTTCGGGGAAAACCTGCCCAAACGGCTTTCCATAAACTTAAGTGGATTCATGCGAACAATGCTTTAGTACCTCTCTGAACAAGGAAAGCAAATTCTTAGAAGTATTCAAATGTAGAAACGCGAATGAAACAATTACGTTCAAACCATAACTTACGATGTTCGCCTTAAGAAAAAACCTTTTTGTGGAAATAAAAAGGGCCTGTCCCCTTTTGGAAACCGGCCCCTTTTATTTTTTCAGATGAATGGAAAGATCTTATTTATTCGGCTGGGTTGCAGCTGCAGCTTGTTTTCTCTTTTGAGCTCCTGGAGGAATTTTATCGCCCAGAAGTTTTTTACGTGTTTCAGCATCCCAACGAAGATATAGTTTATTGTCGATTTCGTCGTCATAAACTCTACCTAAAATATCCACAGCGTCTCTACGATAATCATCCGGAATTCTTTTATCGAATACAGGGCTCATTCTATTATCTGCACGAACGAGAGGGTTGGTAGAGAAATCGTAAGTGACTCCTTCTACGGAAACAACTTCTCCCGGAGTAATCTCTCCGATCTCGTTGCGAGTCTCTTCAGACTTAGCATCGGATCTTTGTAGATAGTAGTTATCGTAAGGATACTTGAGTTTGAAAATATTCATCGCATTGGCTCTTGCGTCCCTGCAAAGATTAATCGATCCTAAATACATTTCGATACGATGTTTTCTATGCTCAGGCTGGAGTTTTTGGTGTTTCTCCAGATGTTTTTCTATCTTAAGTGCGTTATTCCTAGCTTCCTTGGCTTCTCCCAAGAATTGATATCCTAACTCCATATTTTTTTCGATGGTGTATTTATTTACCACGTAATGGAATTCTCTCGGGTTGTACATCCTGCGTGTATAAGGAGCTTCTCTGTTCTCCTTGATGTCCGCACGGATATAGCTTGTTTTTCCGTATTCCACGGAAATATCTACGAGAGCCCTATCTGTAGGATTGTTCGGATTTTTCTTTTCGATCGCTGTTTTCAGGATCTCTTCCGTTCTTTCCACATACGCTTGTGAAAGTTCTTCCAGAAGAAGTTCCATTCCAAGTTGGGATTCCAAAAATCTACGATAAGAATTTACATAATTCCCTTCGAAGAAATACAGAAGACCTTCTTGGTACAATCTTTTTAGTTCTTTATACTTCGCGAGTCTTTCCCCATCTGCCTGGGTTTGACCAGTTCCGGAGGATTTCACCTCTCCAGGATAATTTTTTACGACAGGCTCTATTTCTCTTAAATAAGTTAAGAGCTCTATCCGCTTCTTATACGATTTCATAGAAACGGCTTCGCCGTGTAATAGAACTGGGGCGACTAATATCGCGATCATGAAAACGAGAAGTTTTTTCATTGGCGGACCTTTTCCTTAGCTTCTCCCTGCGGAGATCGGGTTCAACCCGAAAATCGTGCTTTTCTTCTTAGTCTATCGGTTAGAATACGGTGAGAATTGACGCTTCCGGCTCGATTTTTCCGGAAATTCTTCGTATGACAGCAACTGCATTAGCCCAAGGTAAAAAAATCTCGTTTCGGAATAAGGAAGATACGGTCTGCCCTATTTGTAGCGAGGTCCACCAACGGGAAAGTATGTTCCAAGGGGGAGGAAGGCTGATTGCAGGCAAACTCACCCAGGAATTACGTCGCTTATACGAAAAAAACAAAAAATTCGGCAGGGTTTCCCCGAACGATTACGTTCTAAACGTTTGCCCACGTTGTCTTTATACTGCATTTCCTAAGGACTGGTCCAACCTGGATGCAGACGAACTCGCAAAACTAAGAGAATCCGCTGAGGTGAGGCGTAAAAACATAGAGTCCATCATGGGACCTACGGATTTTTACCAGGAAAGAAATCTAATCCTGGGTGCTGCGTCTTATCTTTTAGCGATAGAATGTTACCAATCCAGAAAAGTGACAGTAGCTCCTACACCTAAAAAAGCGGTCTGCGCAGTTAGAGGTGCCTGGTACTTTGATGATGTAAACACAGAGTTTCCAGGCTTGGGTTACGACAAGATTCGGGACCTTCTCTATCAAAAATCGGCTGGTTGGTACACCGACACAATGGAAATCATGCAGTCGGGTTCCGAACCTGTGGATGCAGCTTCCTACCTACTCGGACCGGATACAGACAAAAACTGGGGATTTGACGGAGTAATTTATCTTTCCGCTTATCTTACTATGAAGTTCAAGGAAGAGCTCGCCTCCGATGCGGCTTCTAAACTGAACCTTTTGATCCGTGCCAAAAGAACTCTTTCCAGATTATACGGTTCCGGTAAGGCGTCCAAGTCCAAACCTTCCGTCATTATCGATATGGCCAAAGAACTCTATGACGAATACAATAAGATCATAGAGGAAATGGGCGGAGAAAAATAAGAGACGTTTCTCTTTTCTTCCAACTATTTGTCCCATTCTACTTCCGCTCCTAGCTATGACTGAAGATCCTAGAAACTATGCCTTGTTAATTGAATTCGACGGTGGATGTTTTTTCGGATACCAAAGCCAGAAACAATCTCCCACAGTTCAGGAAGAAATAGAGAAGGCACTGGAAATACTTCTAAAAAAACAAACTCGAATCTGGGGAGCAGGAAGAACGGATACTGGAGTCCATGCCAGAGGAATGATCGTAAATTTTAAGACGGATTCCCCGATTCCAAATTTGTCGAAGTTCCTACTCGGAATGAATGCTCTCACCGACCGGGGTCTGGCCATCCATGAGATGACAGAAGTTCCTTTAAATTTTAATTCTCAGTTTTCTTGTTCTGCTAGGGAATACGAATACCTTTTAGTGAACGCAAGATTCCCGAGACCTGTTTGGAAAAACAGAGCATTTTGGTACCAACATCGGATTGACGTTTCCCGCTTAAGAGAAGAACTGGAACTACTAAAGGGAGAGCATGACTTTCGGAGTCTGGCAAAAGCCACTTCGATGCGGAACCGTAGGACAACTACTCGGGTCATTTATGATGCTAGCCTTTTAGAAAGTGAAGAAGAGCCCGGACTTCTTCGTTTACGGATCAAGGCAAACGGTTTCCTCCATAATATGGTCAGGATCCTGACCGGAACACTTTTTGAAATAGCGATAGAGAAGCGCAAAGAGACGAATATATTGAAAATACTTTCTTCCAAAGATAGAACCATAGCAGGGATCACTCTCCCCCCTTACGGATTGTATTTTCTAAAAGCGTACTACGATTCTTTCCCAGAGATAGATCGTATGTACCAAGACAGGAAAGAATTCGGAGGGGTTCCAAGATGAAAAAACTCCTTCCGATCGCATTTCTACTTTTTCCATGGGCACAGATATTCTCTTATCCAAACCAATTGGATAATAAATCGGTAAAATACCTAGGAGGAAATCCTGTCTCTCCTATGGATTTTAATAAGACCGGGAACAGTTTTAAGAATGGAGAATTGATCCTCGCACAAGCAGGAGGAAACCTACCTTCTTCCGGACTTTCTCGCTCCGATAAAAAAGAAAGCACCGAAGACGAAGAATTAGAAGAAGAACTTCCTACATTCTATGATAATCGAAAACCGGAAATTGGCGCCTGGGTAGGAGCTTCTAATCCATTCCCAGGTTCTGAAGCTCAGAAATATTTGGATACGACCCTGGGCGGTGGATTCTTCTACAGAGTTCCTTGGCCTTGGATCTTTTATGTGGAAGTAGGAGCTTCTTATTCCAACTACTTATCCAGATCAGAAAGAGCTCTTACCACGATCCCAGTATATAGTGCTCTTTGTTATAAACTTCCTTTCGAACTTCCGATCACATTTATGGTCAAGGCAGGATTCGGAGAAACATATGTAGTTGCAAGACCTGCAAACACCTCCCGCTGGGACGATACTTTGTATGCAGGATTTGAGGCAAGTTTCGTGGCAGGAAAGAAAATCCGGATCGGGATTCGACTGGATTATAATAAAATTTATGAATCAGATTTAAATTCGCCCGCGGAAACTAAATATCCTTATGTAGGTCCTACTGTAGATTCCAGGTTAAATAACCCATATTTTTATAATAAAGTGGATACCGAATTTTTCCATTTCGGTTTAATGGTGAGCGTATTCTTATGATTTCCAAAGCGAATCGTCTTCTATGTCTTTCTTCCTTTTTACTTACATTCGTTTCCGATTGTAAGGTGGGACATTGGGAAGGAAACGCCACAGACAATCCTGTAGTTAGTACTCTTTTTAATACCAGAATGTTACTTCTGATGAAAGGGACTTATGCAACCGACAATCCTCTGGAATTTTCTGAATATAATAACGGGACAGGGAATGTTTACGAGGATCCGTCTGGAGATCCAGACTTCAACCTAAATGATCTACCAAAAATGGCAAACCTCCCTATTTATATCGATATAGGTGAGATACGTATTTCATCCAAGTACCAAGATGGTCTAAACAATCTTTCCCAGATCAGAACTGTTGCCGCAGCAAAAGCATTCTGGGACAATGTGGCGCCGAACAGAGAAGTATATTGTACCCAACCGTATACCCTAAATGCAAACACCTGTCGATCCTTAAACGGCGAATTTAAAATGGTCCAGTTTCTAAACGGAGAAGGTGCAGAATATCCTTCCAACGATCCGACAGCAGGAACTGCTTCTGGACAAGCCAGCCAATATTATTATACAGGAACTTATATTCGTTCCTTAGTCACCGGTTGGGGAAATTCTCCCGGCGTCGACCTGACAAAGGTAACATTCTTTGATAACTACGGTGTTTATGGATTTAATATTGTTCCTAGACTAGCTTATCCGGCAGGAGCCACTGATAAATCGGGTTATCCTTTAATTTTCCCGCTTCTTTATTCCGCACAAGCCGGAGAGGCGGATATGGATTTTAAACCTGGATACGAGCCTTATATCTTCGAAGTAAGAATGAACCTTAAGGAAAACTTAATGGTCCACTCTATCAAAGCTGCTGACGGAAGCACGGCTGCAACTTTGATCTCCATCAGCGATTGGAAAACAAAACATGCGGGTCAAACAGATATGGGTGGAGGAATCTTATCCAGATCCAGAACCATCTATCCAAGCACTGCCTCCTCCTTGGCAATCACGGGAGGTTCCGGGAACCTAACCCATTACTTTGCAGTATTCCGAGAAGGTGAAACGAATATACTTACAAAACTTCCGTTAGCTTCAGCTCCTGCGAGAAACGGGACTGTAAAGATCAAATATATCAACCCAGGAACTCATAAATTATACTGCCTTTCGGACACTTCGTATGTGGATGGTTTTCCGGATACGGTCGTAGGAACTCCGCTTACATTTTCCGTTCCGGAGAACGGAAATATGGGCACAGTGTCTTTATCTTATTCTTGTCCTTAAGCAAAAGTCGCAGAGTTTATAGAGCCACGCGGTTGGTTCACACAGAGACACAAAGCCTCAGAGAATTAGGATCAAAAATTTCTAAGCTTCCGTATCAACCCCTTCGTGTCTCCGTGACTCTGTGTGCCAAAAACTCTGCGCCTCTTTCTTAGCTCCGCGTCTTCCCTAGTATCTCGTCCTGTCTTCCCATGAGCCTGACAGAAAGCCTAGGCCCGATCTCTTGTACGATCCTAGAGGCAACGTAATTTCCCCATCTAGCCGCATTCTCCGATGAAAATCCGTGAGTGAGTCCGTATAAAACGCCTGCTGCAAAACAATCCCCCGCCCCTGTAGTATCCAATAGTTTCTGAGCCGGGAATCCACCTATATGACTGATTGTTCCATTTACGGAAACAAATGCTCCATTAGAACCATCTGTCATCATCACATTCTTACAAATGGATGATATAAATTTTAAAGCGTCTTCCTTGGATTCAGTCGCAGCCAGAGCCTTCGCTTCTTCTGCATTACAAAAAACTAAATCACAATATTCTTTTGTAAGTTTTAAAAAATCTTCTCTGGAACGGTTCACGCAGAATGGATCGCTGAAAGTAAATGCAACCTTTACACCCGCTTTTTTGGATTCTTCCATAGCAAGAAGACAAGCCTCTTTTGTAGAAGGTCCGTCCCAAAGATATCCTTCTACATAACTATAAGAAGATGCCTTCAGTTTTTCCAAATCCAGATCCTGTTTTGTCAATGTGGAAGAAATTCCTAAGTGAGTGAGCATGGTTCTCTCCGCGTCCGGCGTAGTGAGGATCACACAGGTTCCGGTATGCCCTTCCTTGGAAGGAGGGACTTCGAATAAGATTCCGGCCTTCTCCATGTCCTGTTTGTAAAATTCTCCGTAAGTGTCCTCACTTACTTTTCCGGTATAAGAACCGGTGCCCCCTGAATTAGCGAGTGCGATCATGGTATTTGCGGCACTTCCACCTGATCTTAATTCTTTTTTATGTCCGTCCAAAGCGGTAAGGACCCCGCCCTGCACTTCTGCATCAACCAGGGTCATGATCCCTTTATTCCAGCCCATTTTTTGCAAAAAAGAATCTTCGGTAGGGATCAGAATATCCACAAGTGCATTCCCTATTCCGAATACGTCGTAATGTTTCATTTTTTCTCCGATATTAAATATTAAAAAAAACGTTATATTTACTTGCGGGTCCATTCTATCAGTTCCCATCCGTTCCAGGAAGTCTCGTATACCGATTTACCTCCTACTTGGGAGGATAGAAGTTCTATAAATTCTTCTTTTCTTTCGGTGATCACACCGCTAAAAAGAAAATGATCCGTATGAAGACTTGCAATCTTTTCCATATTCGCCTTTAAGACGGCGAATGTGATATTCGCCACACATAGATCGAATGTTTCGGAAAGGATTTTAGGATGATCGAATCCACCTTCTTCCACGACTAAAACTTGGTCAGAAATACCGTTCTCGTCTCGATTGAATGCAGAAGAACGTACGGCATTCGGATCTATATCCACCGCAATAATTTTAGATACATCTAGTTTTGCTGCCGCTACGGATAAAATTCCGGAACCGGCACCAATATCTGCAACCTTCTTCCCTTTTAGATCTATGGAGCCAAGCCTGGATAAAACCAAACGAGTGGTTTCATGATGTCCTGTTCCGAAAGCAAGTCCAGGATTGATATATACAGGAACAGAACCCTCTTGTTCTGATTTTTTATTTTTTTCCCAATCTTCTTTTTCCCAGGTAGGCACCACCCAGAAAACTCCCACAGAAAACGGTTTATAAAATTCTTTATAAGCTTCTTCGTATTCTTTTGTTTCTATCCATCTGGATTCTGCAAAAGAATTTTCTGGAGCCACCGTTTGTAGATAGACCCAAATTTTCGCCTCGGACTGGACATCTTCTTCTGCCAGATATACTCTAATCGGAGTATTGTCCGAGATAATCTCTTGATCGGGTTTTCTAGGTTCTTCTCTATCGAATAAGATCTCGTAATATCCCGCTACCTGCCACTCGTCCAAATACGCGGAAAATTCCTCCGCAAAATCTTTCGGAATGGAAACTCTAATTTCTTTGTATTTCAACGGATTATCTCTGGAACCGATTGGGGAATTTCTTCCCGGGGTGGTTTTTCTTTTCGTATTTCTTCCACTTTCATAAATACTCTTCTGTCTTTTACGATCCAGACCCAAATTCCTACGAAGAGTGCCGTAGCCGCCCAATGCCCGAATCTTCCCACAGGGATCACAAAAAAGTCGAATAGACCGTGTTGAATTACAGCAAGCAAGAATCCAGAAAGAATATACCAATATTTGTCCGGGAATTGTCTTTTATTACTTTTGATCAGACAAAGTGCAAAACAAAGATTGATGAGTAAATGTGCATTCGAAGATTTTAATGTTCTCAGAATAAAAGTATGAATCCGATCGTCTTCTTTAGCGATAAGAATATAATGATAATTTTCTATTCCTGCAAAACCTAATGCGATAAATCCGCCGACTAAAAATGTTTCTGGAAGGAACTCTTTCTTTTTCCAATCGTAAGCTAAGGCAAGAGATAATGAAACAATCAGAACTGATTTACAGAATTCTTCCATCATTCCTGCCTTAACGAATGCGAGAAATGCAGTTTGAGAAAGAATTGATTTTACTACTTTTGCCTTGATTTCGGTTTCCGGCCAGAGCCAAGCACTCGCGCGAAGCACCAACTCCGTGGAGACCCAACCTAAAAGTAGCGCGAAAAATATTATAAAAAAGAAACGTTTTTCTCTACCTGTGTCGGGTTGGGTATAGATGAGATAAAATCCCCAAGGAAAAATACTTCCAATCGCAAGAAGAATTACTTCTAAACTCATAATTCCTCCATATAACGACCGTCGAACATGTTCACCAAATCCTGTTGTAAAGGAGTTGGCATTGCTTTAGCATCCAAGGGCCCGTTCCAAAACAGTTCCGTGACTCTAATATATCCTTTGGTTCCAGGAGGAGGCATCATCGGAGATAAATTCTCGATTAACTCGAGAGTTCTTTGGTCTTGGTCCGGATAAGAAGAACTTTGTACAAGTTCCACATCCACTACTTCTCCATCCGGAGTGATTGTATAAGCTACAACGCAGGAATAATTTCGAGGAGCACTTCTCCAATAATCCATAAAGGATTCGAAGGTTCTCATCTTAGCAGAGATATAATTGGAATAAGTAGGAGGGAGTTTTTTACCCTTGATCTTCTTAACTTCTCCCTTTACTCTTCCTTCATCAGACGGTTTTTCCTCAGGGATTTTTTCACCTTGTGTGCTATTAGGTGTATCTGTTCCGGTAATGACTCCACCGTTTAGTCCTTTCACTTCGTCAGGAAGATTCGGATCTATAAAATAAAATTCAGCATGATTCTCAGGTGTATAATGATCGGTAGGTCGCGATTTGCTCTCTTTTTGGAAAGCAATGGTTGTAGGCATGAGTAGAATAAGGCAGATCACTATTAAATGGACCAAAACACTCAAGCCAAGATTGTTTTCGAAACCAGGACTAAGACCTAAGAGAGGAGTTTTGGAATCGAAAGTTCTTCGAAGCAACCATCCGGAAAATACATTAATCAAAATTAATACGGTTAAGATCGCTGACCAGATCCAGAAAGAAGAAGCCACTTCAAAAAACTTTTTGTCAGAGATCCCCGGCTTTAATCCTAAACTTGCCAAGAATCGGATTCCCAATGCCGGTTCCCACCAAGAAAAAAGGAATGTAGCGAATAATAATAGTCCGAGAAGATACACAAATAGGATCGGAAATCCTTTCCATAAACGTTTTGTGTAGATATGGCCCCAACCTGCTAAGATCATATCTCTTACCTTCGCGTTCTTACGTTTTCTCGCAGAAGCAGGTAGATCCCCTTCTTCCTTTGCATAGGAATCTTTAGTCTGCCTTACAAACCAAGCCCAAGGTCTACGAAATAAGAAGAATGGCCTCTTGCCGGATAAAAGTTCCGCGAGTCCGATCGCTGTAAAAAAGAAAATCCAAACACTTTCGGAGAAGACTGCAAACGTGGCCATCTTTGCTCGGAAGATATCCGAATATGTTAGATAATGAGTAAATAATATTAAGCAGAATACTGTCAGAAAAACCAAGA from Leptospira neocaledonica includes these protein-coding regions:
- a CDS encoding acetyl-CoA carboxylase biotin carboxyl carrier protein subunit, giving the protein MNRLFRLQWKDKEYVLDLGDSSSRLFGPEKKWESLLTHYSWTGEEDGSYSLPDGSVALLRSGKLFIHTKGKTFQFAIKGREVSDAQAASLEIKSPMPGKIIKVEVKPGDPVKKGQTLAVVEAMKMEHALKAGADANVQEVLARPGDIVSQDQLLIKLGQS
- a CDS encoding acetyl-CoA carboxylase biotin carboxylase subunit, whose product is MIKRLLIANRGEISLRIQKTCKRLGIETVAVYSDADKDAPFVKAADFSFYLGESEPSKSYLVISNILKAIKETGADAVHPGYGFLSEKAEFARELSKAGISFLGPKPESVDLMGDKIRSRAAMEKAGVPVVPGYEGESQEHSVLLKEAERIGFPIMIKASAGGGGKGMKRVFSKEEFLPALESAQREAGNAFGDSRVFLEKYIINPRHIEVQVFGDSSGKVIHLFERECSIQRRHQKVVEESPAPNLPSELKQKICEVAVKAASSIGYLGAGTVEFILGEDGVFYFLEMNTRLQVEHPVTESVTGFDLVEWQIRIAEGISIEKLTGGKSPSQSGHAIEVRLYAEDPENEFLPSIGKIELAKFPEVQNLRVDSGVVTGSEVSLYYDPMLAKMIGIGKTREEARKNLIAGLEETIVFGPITNLNYLKAILEHSEFVKGNTDTHFLEKHKVVWEESGEEKEALMRTASFLANRTVKTSSVWEAVGPNGVWGEIS
- a CDS encoding lysophospholipid acyltransferase family protein, with translation MNPLKFMESRLGRFSPKYRKLVLRTYVVTLRLVLTVAFPSMVAGIFYALIGKREKQYAAFLRGSKTWGTAVIKMTKTNLVLKNEIQIPEKGHMIFLNHVNEIDFPYDCLVVNKPYLANQVIKKTLIAYWWMKAMGSQVFETSKAATIAVSVRNLLKGLSTTSYIVYPEGHNSYSEIIQPMQKGMVKLAYENKIPVVVVLKSGITTYQTEPMFAKVGYKFIGRYEPWTHSSWESFRDFLYETMSKEKIALDSEIGTVREPVSSKSK
- a CDS encoding LIC11274 family protein — encoded protein: MKKLLVFMIAILVAPVLLHGEAVSMKSYKKRIELLTYLREIEPVVKNYPGEVKSSGTGQTQADGERLAKYKELKRLYQEGLLYFFEGNYVNSYRRFLESQLGMELLLEELSQAYVERTEEILKTAIEKKNPNNPTDRALVDISVEYGKTSYIRADIKENREAPYTRRMYNPREFHYVVNKYTIEKNMELGYQFLGEAKEARNNALKIEKHLEKHQKLQPEHRKHRIEMYLGSINLCRDARANAMNIFKLKYPYDNYYLQRSDAKSEETRNEIGEITPGEVVSVEGVTYDFSTNPLVRADNRMSPVFDKRIPDDYRRDAVDILGRVYDDEIDNKLYLRWDAETRKKLLGDKIPPGAQKRKQAAAATQPNK
- a CDS encoding DUF2225 domain-containing protein, with the translated sequence MTATALAQGKKISFRNKEDTVCPICSEVHQRESMFQGGGRLIAGKLTQELRRLYEKNKKFGRVSPNDYVLNVCPRCLYTAFPKDWSNLDADELAKLRESAEVRRKNIESIMGPTDFYQERNLILGAASYLLAIECYQSRKVTVAPTPKKAVCAVRGAWYFDDVNTEFPGLGYDKIRDLLYQKSAGWYTDTMEIMQSGSEPVDAASYLLGPDTDKNWGFDGVIYLSAYLTMKFKEELASDAASKLNLLIRAKRTLSRLYGSGKASKSKPSVIIDMAKELYDEYNKIIEEMGGEK
- the truA gene encoding tRNA pseudouridine(38-40) synthase TruA, with amino-acid sequence MTEDPRNYALLIEFDGGCFFGYQSQKQSPTVQEEIEKALEILLKKQTRIWGAGRTDTGVHARGMIVNFKTDSPIPNLSKFLLGMNALTDRGLAIHEMTEVPLNFNSQFSCSAREYEYLLVNARFPRPVWKNRAFWYQHRIDVSRLREELELLKGEHDFRSLAKATSMRNRRTTTRVIYDASLLESEEEPGLLRLRIKANGFLHNMVRILTGTLFEIAIEKRKETNILKILSSKDRTIAGITLPPYGLYFLKAYYDSFPEIDRMYQDRKEFGGVPR
- a CDS encoding LIC11270 family surface protein, which codes for MISKANRLLCLSSFLLTFVSDCKVGHWEGNATDNPVVSTLFNTRMLLLMKGTYATDNPLEFSEYNNGTGNVYEDPSGDPDFNLNDLPKMANLPIYIDIGEIRISSKYQDGLNNLSQIRTVAAAKAFWDNVAPNREVYCTQPYTLNANTCRSLNGEFKMVQFLNGEGAEYPSNDPTAGTASGQASQYYYTGTYIRSLVTGWGNSPGVDLTKVTFFDNYGVYGFNIVPRLAYPAGATDKSGYPLIFPLLYSAQAGEADMDFKPGYEPYIFEVRMNLKENLMVHSIKAADGSTAATLISISDWKTKHAGQTDMGGGILSRSRTIYPSTASSLAITGGSGNLTHYFAVFREGETNILTKLPLASAPARNGTVKIKYINPGTHKLYCLSDTSYVDGFPDTVVGTPLTFSVPENGNMGTVSLSYSCP
- a CDS encoding adenosine kinase → MKHYDVFGIGNALVDILIPTEDSFLQKMGWNKGIMTLVDAEVQGGVLTALDGHKKELRSGGSAANTMIALANSGGTGSYTGKVSEDTYGEFYKQDMEKAGILFEVPPSKEGHTGTCVILTTPDAERTMLTHLGISSTLTKQDLDLEKLKASSYSYVEGYLWDGPSTKEACLLAMEESKKAGVKVAFTFSDPFCVNRSREDFLKLTKEYCDLVFCNAEEAKALAATESKEDALKFISSICKNVMMTDGSNGAFVSVNGTISHIGGFPAQKLLDTTGAGDCFAAGVLYGLTHGFSSENAARWGNYVASRIVQEIGPRLSVRLMGRQDEILGKTRS